In Phycisphaerae bacterium, a genomic segment contains:
- a CDS encoding helix-turn-helix domain-containing protein — MALWAQCHEISPRRGTGARERRRQLLAARRTRVVAVFERTTTRADDATSPNRLALSAEEVAEALGISRAHVFKLLSSGRLPRPIKLGRAVRWPRKDLEEWLASGAPSSDRWELIRRQG, encoded by the coding sequence ATGGCTTTGTGGGCTCAGTGTCACGAGATTTCCCCTCGAAGGGGAACCGGAGCACGCGAGAGACGACGCCAGTTATTGGCAGCCCGTAGAACGAGGGTTGTAGCCGTGTTCGAGAGGACGACAACACGAGCTGATGATGCCACCAGCCCCAACCGGCTGGCCCTCTCGGCCGAGGAGGTGGCCGAGGCTCTGGGCATCAGCCGTGCCCACGTCTTCAAACTGCTGAGCAGCGGCCGGCTGCCCAGGCCGATTAAGCTTGGCCGGGCTGTCCGCTGGCCAAGGAAAGACCTGGAGGAATGGCTTGCATCCGGAGCCCCTTCCAGCGATCGTTGGGAGTTGATCAGGAGGCAAGGGTAA